One window from the genome of Lacerta agilis isolate rLacAgi1 chromosome 18, rLacAgi1.pri, whole genome shotgun sequence encodes:
- the LOC117039690 gene encoding LOW QUALITY PROTEIN: tyrosine-protein kinase ZAP-70 (The sequence of the model RefSeq protein was modified relative to this genomic sequence to represent the inferred CDS: inserted 2 bases in 2 codons; deleted 2 bases in 2 codons), whose translation MPNPAAHLPFYYGSISRSDAEEHLKLGGMMDGLFLLRQCLRSLGGYVLSVTHNLQFHHYPIERLMNGTFAIAGAKAHCGPEELCEFYSKDADGLCCPLKRPCNRPSGLEPQPGIFDSIRENMVREYIRQTWQLEGDTLEQAIISQAPQVEKLLATKAHEKMPXYHGPITRAQAESRLYSGSQPDGKFLLREKKENGSYALSLVYGKTVYHYRIGQDKAGKYSVEDGTKFDTLWQLVEYLKLKPDGLIYYLKEIAPNPDMPTETVTPAPPAHPSAFRRLVSQNSDGYTPDPIAVGQGRILPMDTSCYESPYSDPEELKEKKLFLKRSNLIVEDMEXGAGNFGSVRKGVYKNEEHIDVAIKILKSGNEKAERDDMMKEAQLMHQLDNPHIVRMIGVCEAEALMLVMEMASGGSLNRFLSSKKDEVPVNNVVELMHQVAIGMKYLEEKNFVHRDLAARNVLLVNQHYAKISDFGLSKALAADDSYYLAKTTGKWPLKWYAPECMLFRKFSSKSDVWSYGVTMWEAFSYGQKPYKKMKGPEVITFLEEGKRMDCPAKCPPEMYKLMQQCWTFKWEDRPDFSTVETLIRTYYYSIAARTEEKQEEKARTTPD comes from the exons ATGCCCAACCCGGCTGCCCACCTGCCCTTTTACTACGGGAGCATCTCTCGCTCGGACGCTGAGGAGCATCTCAAGCTGGGCGGGATGATGGACGGCCTCTTCCTGCTCCGCCAGTGCCTCCGCAGCCTGGGGGGCTACGTCCTGTCGGTCACCCACAACCTCCAGTTCCACCACTACCCCATCGAGCGGCTGATGAACGGCACCTTCGCCATCGCGGGTGCCAAGGCGCACTGCGGCCCCGAGGAGCTCTGCGAGTTCTACTCCAAGGATGCCGACGGGCTCTGCTGCCCGCTCAAGAGGCCGTGCAACCGCCCCAGCGGCCTCGAACCCCAGCCGGGCATCTTCGACTCCATCCGAGAGAACATGGTGCGGGAATATATCCGGCAGACGTGGCAGCTGGAG GGGGACACCCTCGAGCAGGCCATCATCAGCCAGGCCCCCCAGGTG GAGAAACTTCTGGCCACCAAAGCCCACGAGAAGATGC TGTACCACGGCCCCATCACTCGAGCGCAAGCAGAAAGCAGGCTCTACTCCGGTTCACAGCCTGATGGGAAATTCTT gctgagagagaaaaaggagaacGGCTCTTACGCTCTGTCCCTCGTCTACGGAAAGACGGTTTATCACTACCGGATCGGACAGGACAAAGCAGGAAAATATTCGGTGGAAGACGGAACCAAGTTTGATACGCTGTGGCAG CTCGTGGAATATCTCAAACTGAAACCGGATGGCCTGATCTATTATTTGAAGGAAATTGCGCCGAATCCGGATATGCCAACAG AAACCGTGACACCTGCCCCACCGGCCCACCCGTCTGCGTTC CGGAGACTCGTATCACAAAACTCTGATGGTTACACACCTGACCCCATCG ctgttggaca gggccggatcctgcccatGGACACGTCCTGCTACGAAAGCCCTTACAGTGACCCCGAGGAGCTGAAGGAGAAGAAGCTATTCTTGAAGAGGAGTAACCTGATTGTCGAGGACATGG CTGGGGCAGGCAATTTCGGCTCCGTCCGGAAAGGCGTTTACAAAAATGAAGAA CACATCGACGTGGCCATCAAGATCCTGAAAAGCGGGAACGAGAAAGCCGAGAGGGACGACATGATGAAGGAGGCGCAGCTCATGCACCAGCTGGACAACCCTCACATCGTGCGCATGATCGGC GTCTGCGAGGCAGAGGCGCTCATGCTGGTGATGGAGATGGCCTCCGGAGGGTCGCTCAACAGATTCCTCTCCTCTAAGAA GGATGAAGTCCCCGTGAATAATGTGGTTGAGCTGATGCACCAGGTGGCCATTGGCATGAAATATTTGGAAGAGAAGAACTTTGTCCACCGAGACCTGGCTGCCCGGAATGTTCTGCTGGTCAACCAACACTACGCCAAGATCAGTGATTTTGGGCTGTCCAAAGCTCTGGCTGCTGATGACAGCTACTACCTG GCCAAGACAACAGGGAAGTGGCCACTGAAGTGGTATGCCCCCGAATGCATGCTCTTCCGAAAGTTCTCCAGCAAGAGCGACGTCTGGAGTTACGGCGTCACGATGTGGGAGGCGTTTAGCTACGGACAGAAACCCTACAAG AAAATGAAAGGACCGGAGGTGATAACATTCCTcgaggaagggaagaggatggATTGCCCCGCGAAATGCCCCCCGGAGATGTACAAGCTAATGCAGCAGTGCTGGACTTTCAA gtgGGAAGACCGGCCGGACTTTTCCACGGTGGAGACGCTCATCCGCACCTATTACTACAGCATCGCCGCCCGGACGGAGGAAAAGCAAGAGGAGAAAGCGAGAACGACGCCTGATTGA